Genomic DNA from Carnobacterium inhibens subsp. inhibens DSM 13024:
GTACACATAATAGATAACTTATTTTCTTCGAAATAATATTTTATACCTACTATTATTTCAATCTAAACAGATAGGTAAAAACAAGTAGCGAGAGGAATGGTTTTTTGGAAAGATATAAGAGTCGAAAAGAATTAAAAGCGGAGGTGAAAGAGGTATTACGTGGCAGATGGAAAGAAGCCATTTTATTAAGTGCTATACCAATAATTTTAACAATAATAGGGGTAGCGATTACTTTATTATCCTATTCCTTTATTCAGCAAAGAATCGGTTTATTTTCTGATATAGGGACGAATATTAACAGTTATGAGTCATCATATACTGAAGACTTTTTGTCTACTATCATTGGAGCCTTATCTACGTTTATTGCTATTGGTATTTCATATACTTTTTTAGATTGGTTAAGAAACCCAACTATGCGTATTGAACCAGTTAAACAAGCTTTTCAAATATTCACTAAAAAATACTTTTTAGGTACGTTTTTAATTTATATTTTCACCGGATTTTTTACCTTATTATGGGCATTTCTTTTTATCGTACCAGGAATTATAAAAACAATATCTTATTCTCAAGCCTATTTCATTTATAAAGATCAAAAAATACTAACTGAAAATGGAAAAGTATCTGCTCTCGATTGCATAACAGAAAGTAGAAAAATGATGGATGGCCATAAGTGGGAATACTTTGTATTACAGTTAAGCTTTATTGGCTGGGGCATTTTAAGCATTCTATCTCTAGGAATCGGATTTCTATGGTTAAAACCATATGTATATTGTATATATGCAGCATTTTATAACAATCTGACTGAAAATAGTCATTTTGACGAGTCATTAGATGACTTTTAATCTACTTAAGTTATGTATAAATAGCTAGACTAAAAAAAAGAGTAGTTCTAAATTGTTTATTATCAATAAATAAGTTTATTGAAGGGACAATTAATACAGAACTATAATAGAGTATGCTTACCATTTAAGGTGTCGACAATTGCGCTATATTAGCAAAAATAGTTTAACTTCAATAGACTATAAAGAAAGTACAATAGCAACTAAACTCACGTGTGACTATAATTAAGGAGC
This window encodes:
- a CDS encoding DUF975 family protein, translating into MERYKSRKELKAEVKEVLRGRWKEAILLSAIPIILTIIGVAITLLSYSFIQQRIGLFSDIGTNINSYESSYTEDFLSTIIGALSTFIAIGISYTFLDWLRNPTMRIEPVKQAFQIFTKKYFLGTFLIYIFTGFFTLLWAFLFIVPGIIKTISYSQAYFIYKDQKILTENGKVSALDCITESRKMMDGHKWEYFVLQLSFIGWGILSILSLGIGFLWLKPYVYCIYAAFYNNLTENSHFDESLDDF